Genomic window (Bradyrhizobium sp. 186):
GCGATCATCGACACGCCGATCCAGGGTTGATCCAGGGCTAATCCGAGGCTGAACGGAAGTTGACAATGAAGACACTCAATCGCCGCGACTTCGGTGTCGCCGTGGCCGCGGCCATCCTGCTGCCCGTCACAAACGCCCGCGCCGACGACATGGAGGTGCATATCGACAATTTCGTCTTCCAGCCGGCCGAGCTCAAGATCAAGGCCGGCGCCACTGTGACCTGGACCAACCGGGACGACATCCCCCACACCGTCGTGGCGGCCGGCAAGTTCAGGTCCAAGACCCTGGACACCGACGACAAGTTCTCCTTCACCTTCACCAATGCGGGCGACTACAAATATTTTTGTTCGCTGCACCCGCACATGACGGGGATGATCAAGGTTGAGTAACGTCTCAAACCAAGGCATCTCTGTCTTGCCCGGCCGGCGGTCCCACGCTGGCCGGGCTCGCGCATCTTCAGCCGTATCCAGGGAAGAAACGAAACAAGAGGCAAAGCGAGAGGCGATGCCCGTCAGCGATGATTTCCAGAAGGCGCAGCGTTTCCGCGAGGCCGCCCTGCCCCATCTCGACGACGTCTACACGCTCGCGCGCTATCTGCTGCGCGATGCCTCCGACGCCGAGGATGCGGTGCAGGAGTGCTATCTGCGCGCGCTGAAGCATTTTGACAGCTATCGCGGCCCAGCGATGAAGCCGTGGCTGTTCGCGATCCTGCGCAATGTCTGCAACGCCGAATATGCACGGCGTGCGCATTCGCATGCCGCAATGGAGGACAAACCCGGCACCGCCGAGCAGACGCCGATATGGCAGGAGACCGAGGCGAGCCCGGAGACGGAAGTGCTGCGCAGCCGCGATGCCGGCGCCATTCGCAAGCTGATCGACGCACTCGCCGAACCGTTCAAGGAGACATTCGTGCTGCGGGAGATCAGTAACCTGTCCTATCGCGAAATCGCCGAGGCCGTCGGCGCCCCCGTCGGCACCGTGATGTC
Coding sequences:
- a CDS encoding sigma-70 family RNA polymerase sigma factor, which produces MPVSDDFQKAQRFREAALPHLDDVYTLARYLLRDASDAEDAVQECYLRALKHFDSYRGPAMKPWLFAILRNVCNAEYARRAHSHAAMEDKPGTAEQTPIWQETEASPETEVLRSRDAGAIRKLIDALAEPFKETFVLREISNLSYREIAEAVGAPVGTVMSRLARARAMLRTAWMAEEEHSK
- a CDS encoding cupredoxin family copper-binding protein — protein: MKTLNRRDFGVAVAAAILLPVTNARADDMEVHIDNFVFQPAELKIKAGATVTWTNRDDIPHTVVAAGKFRSKTLDTDDKFSFTFTNAGDYKYFCSLHPHMTGMIKVE